The proteins below come from a single Candidatus Zixiibacteriota bacterium genomic window:
- a CDS encoding CoB--CoM heterodisulfide reductase iron-sulfur subunit A family protein, with product MAYFEPSVGTDEHIKADTLVVGGGIAGMTTAIETAELGRHVVLVEREPSIGGRVAAMNQYFPKLCPPQCGIEINLKRMRINPFIRVLTLADIESVSGKPGDFDIRLRLKPRFVNERCNACGDCEKVCEIEREDTFNYGLKNTKAIYLPHQLAYPYRYVVDPQYVSDDRMKKCVEACQYGAIDLGMKARTVTVKAKAVVWATGWRPYDAARLDNLGFGKFRNVVTNVMMERIASPTGPTEGRVVRPSDGANIARIGFVQCAGSRDEKHLPYCSAVCCLASMKQATYVRAQYPEAEIHMFYIDVRSPGRMEDFYTKMQQDQKFYFHRGKVAKVTENPANGNVILEAENTLTGQITSTEVEMAVLAVGMVPNSADNPPPLDTTRDEFGFVVNDHGRGVIGAGTTVRPFDVACSVQDATGAALKAINAGGGR from the coding sequence ATGGCCTACTTTGAACCTTCGGTCGGCACCGACGAGCATATCAAAGCGGACACGCTGGTGGTAGGCGGCGGTATCGCCGGCATGACCACGGCAATCGAAACCGCCGAGCTCGGTCGGCATGTCGTGCTCGTCGAACGGGAACCGTCGATAGGCGGCCGGGTAGCCGCTATGAATCAGTATTTTCCCAAGCTCTGCCCACCGCAATGTGGTATTGAGATTAACCTCAAACGGATGCGCATCAATCCGTTCATCCGCGTGCTTACCCTTGCCGATATCGAAAGCGTCTCCGGCAAACCCGGCGATTTCGATATCCGCCTGCGTCTGAAGCCGCGCTTCGTAAACGAGCGGTGCAACGCCTGCGGCGATTGCGAGAAGGTGTGCGAGATCGAGCGCGAAGACACCTTCAACTACGGCTTGAAGAACACCAAGGCGATTTACCTTCCGCACCAGTTGGCGTATCCGTACCGATATGTGGTCGATCCGCAATACGTGTCAGACGACCGCATGAAAAAGTGTGTGGAGGCCTGCCAATACGGGGCGATTGATCTCGGTATGAAGGCCCGCACCGTGACGGTCAAGGCCAAGGCGGTAGTGTGGGCGACCGGGTGGCGGCCCTACGATGCCGCCCGGCTGGACAATCTCGGATTCGGCAAATTCCGCAATGTGGTCACGAATGTCATGATGGAGCGGATTGCATCGCCGACCGGTCCAACCGAAGGGAGAGTAGTGCGGCCCTCGGACGGAGCTAATATCGCCAGGATCGGTTTCGTGCAGTGCGCCGGATCGCGCGACGAAAAACACCTGCCGTACTGTTCGGCGGTTTGCTGTCTGGCGTCGATGAAACAAGCCACTTACGTGAGAGCGCAGTACCCCGAGGCGGAGATACATATGTTCTATATCGATGTCCGCTCGCCGGGACGCATGGAAGATTTCTACACGAAAATGCAGCAGGACCAGAAGTTCTACTTCCATCGAGGCAAGGTGGCGAAAGTCACGGAGAACCCGGCCAACGGAAATGTTATCCTCGAGGCGGAAAACACGCTTACTGGTCAAATAACCAGTACCGAAGTTGAAATGGCGGTGCTGGCGGTAGGGATGGTGCCGAACAGCGCCGACAATCCACCGCCGCTCGATACAACGCGTGACGAATTCGGCTTCGTAGTAAATGATCATGGGCGCGGCGTAATCGGCGCCGGCACGACTGTGCGGCCGTTCGATGTCGCCTGTTCAGTGCAGGATGCCACCGGCGCGGCCCTGAAGGCGATTAACGCGGGCGGAGGGAGGTAA
- a CDS encoding FAD-dependent oxidoreductase, with translation MEPKTGVYICRGCDIAKSIDCDKLVKVATEEAKAEVVKVCDILCGQEGINLIRGDIKNQGINRVVVAACSTRVFPELFDFGKDVLVDRTPLREQVAWCHPPNHEDTQMLAEDYVRMGVAKVKATEPPEPLIEKTSKDVLVIGGGMTGLTAAKAAADAGYIVTLVEREANLGGWANRFKKIFPKQPPYRELEDIGLPELIEQVEHHQNITVRKSTEVAKTAGQPGKFTVALQNGGQAEELTVGSIILATGWKPYEAEKLVHLGYGSSPNIITNVAMEEMAANGGIKRPSDGKPIDSIAFIQCAGSRDRDHLPYCSAVCCRVSLKQALYVREQYPNAKIYIIYKDLRSPAQYERFYARVQDDDAVFFTKGEIASVSSDADGKIAVDVKETLLGEDIRIKADMVVLAAGMVPSTKVPDELVEAAKRAAEPQQQGAEQPQTATTADGKKEAAGAELGAKILNLAYRQGTDLPTLKYGFPDSHFICFPYETRRTAIYAAGAVRAPMDFSSGANDAYGAAMKAIQAVEAISQGRSLHPRAGDLSYPDFFLQRCTQCKRCTEECPFGALDEDDKGTPKPNPLRCRRCGVCMGACPERIVSFKNYNINMVSQIIKAINIPDEFEEKPRILAFVCENDAMPALDAAAMKRLQYNAMLRIIPLRCLGSMNTVWISDALASGFDGVILLGCRKGDEYQCHFIRGSELAEYRMGNVREKLKQLVLEEERVLVQEVSIVDGDKIPKIFDDFLATIESVGPNPYKGM, from the coding sequence ATGGAACCGAAAACCGGTGTTTATATCTGCAGGGGATGTGATATCGCCAAATCGATAGATTGCGACAAACTGGTTAAAGTCGCCACCGAAGAGGCCAAGGCTGAAGTGGTCAAGGTCTGCGACATTCTGTGCGGACAAGAGGGCATCAATCTCATTAGAGGCGATATCAAAAACCAGGGAATCAATCGTGTGGTAGTGGCGGCCTGTTCGACGAGGGTTTTCCCGGAGCTGTTTGATTTCGGTAAGGACGTGCTGGTCGACCGCACCCCCCTGCGCGAGCAAGTGGCGTGGTGTCACCCGCCAAATCACGAAGACACCCAGATGCTGGCGGAGGACTACGTCCGCATGGGTGTAGCTAAAGTCAAAGCAACCGAGCCGCCTGAGCCGCTGATCGAGAAGACAAGCAAGGACGTACTGGTTATCGGCGGCGGAATGACCGGACTGACCGCGGCGAAGGCGGCCGCCGATGCCGGATACATAGTCACGTTGGTCGAGAGAGAGGCGAATCTCGGCGGCTGGGCCAACCGGTTCAAGAAGATCTTCCCCAAGCAACCGCCGTATCGTGAACTGGAAGACATCGGACTTCCGGAATTGATCGAACAGGTCGAGCATCACCAGAACATCACGGTGCGGAAGTCGACGGAAGTCGCGAAAACAGCCGGCCAGCCGGGGAAGTTCACGGTCGCGCTCCAGAACGGAGGTCAGGCCGAAGAGCTCACAGTCGGTTCGATCATACTCGCCACTGGATGGAAACCGTACGAAGCGGAGAAGCTGGTGCATCTTGGGTATGGGTCATCTCCCAATATCATTACCAATGTCGCGATGGAGGAGATGGCTGCCAACGGCGGAATCAAACGGCCGTCTGATGGTAAGCCGATCGATAGCATCGCGTTCATCCAATGCGCCGGTTCGCGCGATCGAGATCATCTGCCATACTGCTCGGCGGTGTGCTGCCGTGTCTCGCTAAAGCAGGCACTCTACGTCCGGGAGCAGTATCCCAACGCGAAGATCTACATTATTTACAAAGACCTCCGCTCGCCCGCTCAGTACGAACGATTTTATGCACGGGTGCAGGACGACGACGCGGTGTTCTTCACCAAGGGTGAGATTGCGTCGGTGTCCTCAGACGCGGACGGCAAAATCGCCGTTGACGTGAAAGAGACTCTTCTCGGCGAGGATATTCGCATCAAGGCGGACATGGTCGTGCTGGCAGCAGGCATGGTGCCGTCGACCAAGGTCCCTGATGAGTTAGTAGAGGCCGCCAAGCGGGCTGCCGAACCACAGCAGCAAGGAGCCGAACAGCCGCAAACGGCCACCACTGCTGACGGCAAAAAAGAAGCAGCCGGGGCCGAGCTTGGGGCGAAGATACTCAATCTGGCCTATCGCCAGGGAACCGACCTACCGACTCTCAAATACGGCTTTCCGGATTCGCATTTTATCTGTTTCCCATACGAAACCCGTCGCACGGCTATCTATGCCGCGGGTGCAGTAAGAGCGCCAATGGATTTCTCTTCGGGAGCGAATGACGCTTACGGCGCCGCCATGAAGGCGATCCAGGCGGTCGAGGCGATCTCCCAGGGGCGATCGCTGCATCCCAGGGCAGGTGATCTGAGTTATCCGGACTTCTTCCTACAACGCTGCACGCAGTGCAAACGGTGCACGGAGGAGTGCCCGTTCGGAGCGCTCGACGAGGACGACAAGGGTACACCCAAGCCCAATCCACTCAGGTGCCGCCGCTGCGGTGTCTGTATGGGCGCCTGCCCGGAGCGGATTGTCTCGTTCAAGAACTACAACATTAACATGGTCTCACAGATTATCAAGGCAATTAACATCCCGGACGAATTCGAAGAAAAACCGCGCATTCTCGCGTTCGTGTGCGAGAACGACGCCATGCCGGCGCTTGACGCCGCCGCCATGAAGCGGCTGCAGTACAACGCCATGCTGCGCATTATTCCGCTGCGGTGTCTCGGTTCCATGAACACGGTGTGGATCAGCGACGCGCTGGCGTCGGGATTCGACGGCGTGATTCTGCTCGGCTGCCGCAAGGGTGACGAGTACCAGTGCCATTTCATCCGCGGCTCCGAACTGGCCGAATACCGTATGGGGAACGTGCGCGAGAAGTTGAAGCAACTGGTTCTCGAAGAAGAGCGGGTGTTGGTGCAGGAAGTTTCGATTGTTGATGGGGACAAGATCCCGAAGATATTCGATGATTTCCTGGCGACAATAGAGTCGGTCGGCCCGAATCCGTACAAGGGAATGTAG